The Acipenser ruthenus chromosome 30, fAciRut3.2 maternal haplotype, whole genome shotgun sequence genome includes the window TGATTGTAATAActgaatatacagtacatgtagttCCAGTGTATTAACTGCATATACGTGTAATTACATTGCAATAACTGGATGTTTTCCAATGGTTCCTGCTATTACATGGTAACTCTCCCTGTCCTGTAGGTGGAGGGGATCGCTGTGTCTAATCAGCAGTTTGGGGAGAGCGTGACGGAGCCAGGCAGCACTTTTGTCGATGCCAACTTCGACGGGATCTTGGGGTTGGGGTACCCGACCATTGCGGCAGGTGGGGCGACACCGGTGTTTGACAACATGATGGCACAAAACCTGGTGGAGATGCCCATCTTTAGTGTTTACCTGAACAGGTAacatctgtctgcctgtctgtctgtctatctatctgtctatctatctatctatctatctatctatctatctatctatttatctatctatattCAGCTGGACTAATTGCATTGGGGTCTGCACTGATGGAGCTGCAGCAGTGACTGGAAAGCCATTGCACCTTGCGCTATTTGGACACATTGCTTTTTACACAGAGATGTGCATGCTGGGAAAGATATTGAACCAGGTCTTCACAGTGATCTGAACACAGTGGTAACACTCGTTAATTTTATTAAATCCAGAGCAACAAACTCCAGGTGTTTTGCTGCACTTTGTGAGGAAGTGGGCGCAGAGCACCATTCTTTGCTCATGTATATCGAGGCATCTCGAGGCAGAATGCTTACCTGTATATATCATCTCAAGGAAGGGTTTCgtaacatacatacatgcacaaaGAACAGCGACAGAGCATCTCCTCTTACTCGCGTGTTGTTTTTCAGGAACCCAGATTACTCCAGCGGCGGGGAGCTCATCTTTGGGGGGTTTGACCGCTCGCACTTCTCCGGGGAGCTGCACTGGGTTCCCATCACAAAGCAGGGCTACTGGCAGATCCTGGTGGACAAGTGAGTCGAGAGAACCACACAGACAATATAAAAACTCTTCTTGGTGGCTTTTCCGTAGCATGATTCCATTAATTCGAGAAACTATTATATAGGGGATCCCGTAAATGATACAGAACATTTGATTGGCTGCTGTAGCATGACAAGGGATGGAAatggtgttttgttttcataGAGTGACACATTATATTAACCATATTACTGTGTTGGAAGGTTTGTaatgttttcagaaaaaataGCATATGCTAAAGTCATGAGAACTTTTGAAAGAACTTTTGAAATCTAGTTGAAAAAACATAATTAGAATGATTGATGACCATTGTCACAGACCAAAGAATAATACAAACCTAAaaaaatcttcttcttcttcttcttcttcttcttcttcttcttcttcttcttcttcttcttcttcttcttcttcttcttcagtaTCAAAGTGAATGGTGAGGTGATGTTCTGCAGTGGTGGCTGCCAGGCGATTGTAGACACAGGCACTTCCATGCTGACGGGACCCACTGCAGACATCACAGCCCTTCAGCAGCACCTGGGAGCCTCACCCCTGGATGAGGGCACGGTGAGTGACTCTGCTCTCCCTCTGACTGGAACCTGAACTCTGAATCACATTCAAATCCTTCTTGCTCCTGGACAAGGTACTCTGCCTGAGCCCAAGGAGCGttacacattttttacatattaaCTTCCCTTTAAGACAAACATCGATTCTCTTCAAAACAACAGCACATCTACTGTACAATAACCTACAGGCAATCATTTGTGAAAATGATCTTTAAAAGCAAAGGCCAACAATATTGTCTTAAAGGGGATGGGATTTTGAACACATTTCTgatacatacactgctgtgcaaaagtcttagacatgttgcatttttctactctgatgcattatgaacatcaacaattactcaaagcctccactagtgtgttctactattatgacaaccttgacttgcataaagaaggaacaacattgagtgaaatagctttcgaggtgtggtatccgaagcataatcaacaagcacagagaaacatcatctgtaattgacaaacccacgactggaagacccaaaaagctgtctaacgaggatgagcaatacttgaagataatatccttaaggaatagaaagaagacaagtgttgaattgataacagaactgacagaagacacaggtgtcgttgtccatccatcagcagtccaaagcacctttgaccactgttccatagtccaatttctatgttcttgtgcatattttagccttttagtctcgTTCCCCTTTcgtaacagaggtattcttactgcaacacatcctttaagtcctgatttcaagagtgaccttagtactgttgatttgatggtcaacgacacctgtgccttctgccagttctgttgtcaattcaatgcttgtcttctttctattccttaagggtattatcttcaagtattgcttatccttgttagacagctttttaggTCTTCCAGTACTGGGTTTGTCAATTAGAGATGATGTTtcttctctgtacttgttgattatgcttcggataccacaccttgaaaatcaagtgatatGAGCTATTTCATTCAATGTtgttccttctttatgcaagtcaaggttgttataatagtagaaaacactagtggaggctttgagtaaattgttgatgttcataatgcatcagagtagaaaaatgcaacatgtctaagacttttgcacagcagagtACATATTTCCAATAGAATTTGTTCCATTTTCTTTAATATTACCTTAATTACCTGTAGAAGAGATTCTAAAACCTGTGTCATCCAAAACATTATTAGTACAAAATggaaaaacagcaattaaaattcTAGGAAGACAGGGCATCTAGTGACTATCTAGAGTGTAAAAGGTTAAATGGTGAACTGCGTTGATCGAGccgctgtctgcctgtctgtctgtcttgtttccCGCTGCCTCCTGCTTGCTGTGTAGTATGCTGTGGAGTGTGGAAGCATCAACATACTGCCTGACGTGACTTTCACAATCAACGGTGCTGAGTTCACTCTCAACCCGGCTGCCTACATTGTGATGGTAAGAAGCACCGGTCACAAAACCTTAAGGACTTTAGGTGTTTAGGGAATGTTGTTTGAGTTGGAGTTCTCAGGTTAAGCAGTTCTTTAAACTGTGTTAACAAACTTCTAACCCTCTTTAAAATAGTTGCAAGGGTTTGGATAGACAGCAATCCTGATTGAATGAATCATCATGtgcttttaaacaaaaacagtccttaacaaaatATTCTTCATAACACTATAGCAATGGATTTTGAAAAGCTTAATGTTACACCTTGCGTGTTTAAAcccttcctctctgcctcttcAGGAGGAGTCTGAGGGGCTCTGCACCACTGGGTTCCAGGGTATGGACATCCCCCCCCCAGGGGGTCCCCTCTGGATTCTGGGGGACGTCTTCATTGGCCAGTTCTATTCCGTGTTTGACCGAGGCAACAACCGCGTTGGCCTGGCCAAAGCCGTGCCCTGACCCCGTGGTGACCTctggagagggagagtggagaaTAATCGTGACACTCCCAGAAGTCAACAGCGGCTTAAAATGAGTTCAACGGCCGCACTGCTTGTATACAGAAACTGATCCAACTCCCAGGTGCTGGTTTCTTGTGTGCAATGATAAAAAaagatgtaattgtttttttttgtatcatttttttaaaggatgTAGGGCAGCTTCACAGCAGGTGTGAACACTATAGAAATCCAATCATTGTGAGGATTAAATGGTATGGTGGTGATTGACAATaacgaacaaaataaaaaatgacgaTTCTTTACATGCTTTTCGTAAACTAAAATGAGAGTATGCAATACAGAATGGGTTGAACAGGTTGGTTTCTGTGTTCAGACGGATAAAGGGGAAGCACACTTCAGCCAGGCCTTGCTTCTGAGAGGCTTGTGGCTGGACTGTGACTCATGGGCACCTGACAGGGTTAAGAAAGAAGGTCATCTGCTCATTTGTCTCTGAGTCAGGGATTCGTAAATCCAGCAACTAGACCATCTGACCACTAAACCAGTGACAATTATCACAGAACAAACACCAGCTCTTAGAAGCTCCCGACAGAGCGGATGAATATCGTCCTCCCCTTTGAGGCGTAATTGATTACCTTCACATACACCCAAGGATGACCCGTCATCTGTACAACCACCAGGTAAAAGAATCAATGTTTTTACCACAACCTCAAACTAGGTAATTTAAAGCTTTGCCTAAAAGTCCTGGAGGAGATCAgatttaaaatgaacagttaaGACTTCTTGATTGGACAAAAAAAGCTGGTTTGTTATTAATAACCTTGAGGACTGGAGTTAAATGAGCACTCTTGCAGCCAGAACGAAAGGACACTCAGGTAACCTGTTTCTCACATTGGCTCTACACTACACCGTTTCCCTGAAGGTGTCGTCTTGTGATTTTCTCGCATGCATGGTTGGTTCTGCAATTGTTTCCATTTAATAAATTGCTCAGCACACTTCTAACCCACAGCTCTGAGTCACAGAGCTGGTATCCAGGATACAGAGACAAAAACAACTATCCACCAGGCACATGCTTGGAAACAGGGACAACAAGAGAAGAAGTAATCATAAAATGCATTGAACAGAAGATCTTTGGGTGTTTAGTTATTTTAGTTTGAACACGCTGCAGTGGGGTTGGAGTAGACCGGGGAGAGCTGTGATGTTTGAAACTCATTTccattttgttaataaataataatacatctttaaTCAACCTTGCCACCAATACATTCAGAAGTTTCTGTCTAAAAGCTAGCTTATTAGTTAGCATTCTTGATAGACAGGATGCTTTAAACTGAAATGCCAAAAACAACGATGCAGGAAATTGCATGAAGCATTGCATGATGTCTCTGTGACTCCACGCTGTCACACTATGAACTGTGTTGAACTGTCAATGGAATTATCAGGTTCTTTCACTGGCCTTGCATAAAAAGGACAATGAATGTTGATGGCATGAAATCAAACAGTTATAAAGATGAAAAATAATGTTAagaatatccccccccccctgtaATGGCATAGCAACTGCAGTACTTTAtctaaaatatgaaaacatacagtaatgccaacatatttgatttcatcatttttttttaagtgctgaaTTCCCCTATCCGTCCGTCTACACATCCACACACTGTACTGCTTACACAGTTGTAACTCAGTAGGAAAAGCCCTGGCCCTCTCTGCCTTGACTCATTTGTTTATTTGGGAACTCCCACATGCCTGTGGCAGACagccagagagagagggagggagggacctttataaaatggaaaacaacaaaaataagcaCTGATTCTGAACTGTACAGAAAGCTCCATCCGGGCCTGTGGCTGTACGACTCTCAGTGCTGTGGTAACTAGGACGCGGGCTCGCTCACAGTGATCTGAACAGGGAGGAGGGGGTGAGAATCACGACACTATTGCCATCAGACAGTTTACTACTGAGCTGTGAAAACGGGCCAGGAGCCAAAAGCTGTAAGTACCTTCAGCAagcgagcgagagagcgagagagcgagcgagtgagtgagtgtgtgagtgagccAGCGTGCAGAGTTCTCGTTCAGTGAAGCTGCAGTCTCCTAAAGGGAAAGGGTTGTCAAGTTTCATTGGCTCTTTCTTCCTGTTCCAAAAAGCTGTTCTGATGTAACTGAGGACAGGCAGGTGTTCCACAGGAAGGGATAGTTGTGTAATGCATTTAGTGTGGGAGGGGGGCTCGGTGGATGACAAGGGTGCTGGTCTGTAGTGTAATGCTGTTGAAGGAAGTTTGGATTTGATTTGTATGACACAAGCTCCTATTTTTAAGTGAACCCAGAAATGGCCGCTATCTGACTGGCATTGGTTGGCACCAAAGCTTGTTTGGGCAGATTGATAACGCAAAGAACCGTTGATCAGCTATAAggtgatgtggtggtggtggtggtggtggtgggggggggggtgggggttctcATGGTAGTTTTGTGTAGATCTGGGGGAAAGGTTGTGTGGAAGTGGCTTTTTTTACAttgatcacttcctgtgctgttggTCACATACTCTGATTGTTGCTACAGCACAGCACTAcgacacaggaagtgatttggcAACAGGAAGCAGCAGATCTAAACCTAAACTCCTTGTGCtgtaccagtatttaaaaaatctaaaaattagaaaaataaaaaaacaagcaaagcattacAAGCTCAGGCACTTGACAGTAAGTCAGGGGACTCTACAGTTTCCCTTTGAGATGTGTTGGGGCTGGTTGCTATGGCCCTGCCCTTCACATGTTTTGCACAGAAACTCTGGCCTGGAATTCATGCATTCCCACATGTGTCATATGTTTGGTAAAAACTGGTTTTGCTAGATAAGCTTTATATTTCGGGAAGGACCTGCAGATACAGCATACACACCACCCCTATACAGTAAACACAGCCAGTTAAAGGAGTTAGCCACTGTAACTGAAACTGTACATGGCTATTAATACAACTTGAACAATCGGTAATCCTGCAGTTTAGAGATcggttataagtggttataaacaatagcaaaaacaaaacaatggcaaaagtgtataataactgtattgcaaaaacaaagcaaccccatacaactggtgagacagacatataaagagagacagacacacagacaggtacagaaggacaaacagacctgaaaagacagacgTTATAAGCGATTATATACAATAGCAtaaaaaagtgtataataatgtattatttctaaTCAGATTCTGTAATTGTCAATAGCACAAtgacatgtttatagattgtttataaccactaaTGTCGGATCcctaaagtgttactgaaaaatCCAGGTATGTGCTTTTGACGATTACTGGTATTAACAAAGGAATAAtagtttattacaataacattttaatgagaCATTACTAGTGCAAAGCTGCAGGTCATATTATAAAGTAATTACAATGATttctataaatacattataacaaGGTATTGTTACAgattgattaataataataataataataataataataataataataataataataatacaatgattGTTATTGATTGttcataaataattattcaaataAAGTGTTATCAATAGAACCAGCCCAGGCAGGTACTGTGTGGCTGGAACAGGTTCAAGTGCAACAGTATACACTTGAACCtaagagaggagagaaaggcaGTTCTGTTTGAAAGGAGGGGTGTAACCTGACTATAGATACCAGCTGACTGGATGTGTTAGTCATGTATAGAACATATTCAGGCAGGGAATTGCCAAGATCTCTCTTAATCTGTGCTTTGTTTCAACCTGTTTGATAAAAAGGTTGCTGTTTTCAAGGTGTGCTCATGGGGTGATTATACAAAATGCACCCTTTACCGGAATAGAAAACTAGAGGTATCTACAGTCAAACCCTTTTCACACTGGCTAtctgggtcacaatcccgcgtagtgtgaaaccacgtacctgggtcacaCCCGGCTTGAcctgggtcccagtgacccacctcaggatgtgggtcgacacgcattatcccgggttgagcgagacaaaatgcatgacggccgttcgtgagccaATGCAATAACAAACggccacacctgcgtgaaggtttcacttccgcagggaacgtttctgtttattctgtttagccacatttttgttgcttgagacacaccagagccagattgcagcagggatgaagaaacattcgctctaatcaacatttgggccgacggttcaatctagaggagcttggatggaagcgtccttaACAAGCTGCATTGATACGCATATCgtttacttgcttctgtcacccaggtcaaccctgctttatcaaaagcagtgtgaaatcacgtacccgacccgcatgacaccaggttCTGACACGGGTAgggcatgccagtgtgaaaggagtTTTACAGAAACCCTTATCAGATAGTTAGATACTGAATTAGACATAATTTTCAAACTTTCAACCTTAAACAGCAATATCAGTCTGTTGGATCATGATTCTTCTTGGACAGAGAGCTGTgcgctgtttttgaattctctctctctctctctaagtcTATCTACACCAGAAATATGCTGTAACTGAATATGTTTTTGGGGTATGTTTCAGGTATATGCATGTTTCATTTGAGTTCCTTCTTCTCAGATTACACCCACGCCCACCCTGTTCCTGAGCAGCACTGCAGAACGGGGATGTAAATCTGGGTGAAAGAAgggctgttgtttgttttgtgatggcAGTGTTTTCAATAGACACTGATCAGTGGAAAGCACTGCTCACAATAACTCTCTTTGATGGGGGCCTGCCAGTCTGTAGCTGCTGTGCAGCTCCAAACAATGGAAACCTTTTCTCAGGGGCCAGGCACACAAAGCAGGGTGGTATTGTAAAGACATTCAGCACTGAGATCCCTGGCATTGGAACAGCAGGGCCAAGTGTGCGCCATAGATACAGCTGAGCCCCTCTTATTAATATATTGCACAGTACAGGCCCTGCAAGCTTTTGTGCGATGGAGAAATCTGTCAAATTatgcctcttaaaaaaaaaaaaaaaattacattgcctaatttaatcattttaatacaaGTAAACTTGTCATACTTCTCTCATGCCAGAGCAACTAtagttgtttttataaaaaacaatCGACACACTAAGTTGGCTGATGACACTTATTTctatgtattattgaattgtggtttgtcaaacttgtactttacttgaacaaaagttattgtatttcttgctcttattgtattacttgtattgtaacgcttgaaatgtttttgcttacgattgtaagtcaccctggataagggcgtctgctaagaaataaataaataaataataataataataataataataataataataataataatttcagtggAAAATGAAACAGCAATACTAACATGTAGATGCAGTTAAGGCTGATAATTGATTTGCAGAATGTTCTGGTTTGCAGTGTTTCTGGTGTCTTTGTGAACACACTTTTATCAAAGCTGGTATCACTGCACAGAACAATTAAAACCAGGAGTGGCTGTGTTGCAGGAACCTGCCCAGGTGTGTAGGatacagcgccatctagtgaccaCTCAGGAACATTGGATTTTGTTATTTAATCAGAATTGAATTGATAGTTTATGCTTGGTATTCTGTTTCTTTAACTTTGTGTTCTGAATTGATAGTCCATGCTTGGTATTCTCTATCTTTAATTTTGTTTTCTGAATTGATAGTCCatgctttattttctgtttctttaaCTTTGTTTTCTGAATTGATAGTCCATGCTTGGTATTCTGTCTCTTTCTCAGGCTCTCTTCATGAAGCAGGTGGATCTGAAGATCATTATCCTCGGATCACTTGGGTAAGAGAAACTCCTGAGTGCATTAGCagcagccctgtgtgtgtgtgtgcgtgtgcatctgtgtgtatgtgtgtgtgtttgtatgcgtgtgtctttgtgtgtgtgtgtgtgtgtgtgtgtgtgtatctgtgtgtgagtgtgtctgtgcgtgcgtgtgtgtgtgcgcgcgtgtatctgtgtgtgtgagtgtgactgTGTCTGAGTGTATCTGTGTGAgcgtgtgtatatctgtgtgtgtgtgtgcgtgcgtgcgtgcgtgtgtgtgtggttgaTTTGACACTGTAAAAGAACAGCAATGTTATAATGAAAGATTGGTAAAGCCCAGAAACATAGCAAACTatggtaaacaatggtaaatgcatagtataacaatgggaaaactgcaaaattacagcagaaatgttcagtggtaaacatttttttaagggGAGTGTGCGTGTgccagctgaaataaaaaataaataaaaaatttttttCAACTATAGTTACAAAGATCGATGTGTGCTGGTATCAGTATTCTAGACGTACAGAACATCTTACTGAATTCCTTGATTTATCTGCTTTGTACACATTCCTCAATTATCTTCTGTTATTGATTTATATTTGATCATAAGTGTACACTGCAGTTAGTCCTCCTTCTCCGTTGTATACAGTAAACCCATCCACGTGTTGAAAACAAGTCCAAATAAAGGAAAATGAATTGATACAATAAGTAACCATCTTTTCCAGATTATAACTAAAATCTTAAACATGTGTTATAAGAATTTTGTTACTAGAAAGTTCTGCTGTGCATTTGGACACTAGGATGCTGTAGTCCAGTGATTGCCTGAAGAAGATCCACAGTAGTGGAGTTGTCTGTATGTGGAGAATGTGATAACCAGGCTGCTTCTCCTACAGAGTGGGAAAGACCTCCCTGCTACACCAGTACGTGCACAGCAAGTTCTACGAGGACTATCGGACCACGCTAGGAGCCAGCGTCCTGTCGAAGATCATCACCGTGGACAACAGCGCTGTCAAGCTGCAGGTGAGGAGCAAGCCAGACAAGTGCGCCGAGGGGGTGAACACTCCCCTCTAGTGGCTGACAGCAGTGACTGCACTGAAAAACAAGAATAGTGCAATAGTGTTTTAGTCCCCCAGTCACTCGCTATCAGTTCATGTTTGTCTGTATCTGGATTGCCATTCCAGTGCATTCGACAgatggaaaatgtatttttacttaATTTCATGCTGTTCACATTTTTTGAAATGCTCGATCCAACAGGACCTGCGCTTTCTCAGCCGAATAAGCAGTGTACTTGCCGATGGACTGAGATCTCCGTTTCAATCTCAGTCCCTTAAAGAGTACTGCACTGGTGTTACaagtttacaatcacgtattccaCATCATCATATACCAAGTAATACAAAACTAAATACTGCTTTGAAATGAATAATCATTTTTCGTTGAGGCTCCATGTTGGAGCATCGCTTTTCCGTCTTTTCAACACTAGAAAAATACGCCCAGACGCCCAAAATGAGGGATAGCTGATTGCAAGCCCACAAGTGCATTGCTCTGTGTGTTTATAGCCTGTTTACACACGCGCCTCTTTTAAACCGGCTTTCATGCGACTTAGGTGTCCTTTTTTGCAGTGTAAATGCAACCGTCTTAAAAGTGTCCTTTGCCAGAGGGTGCTTTGCGAcggctttggtctgtttttttgGTCTCTCTGAATGCTGCGGTCCCTGAGACGCCGCGTGTTTGCCACTTATACTCCTGGGCAATGCCGCCATATCAGCGCCAAAGCAGCACTAAAAACGGCGGACATGTAGGGAGCAATAATGTTGTTGATCAACGCTGTACATTTTCATGATCCATGAACATCAACAGAACGGTAACTAATGAGTGGCAAACAGCAGGCCAGTGTAAGCTCTGTTTAGCGCATGGTAGATGCAGTAAATCCATTATCTGTCTGTGGTCCTGCGCTGAACAATGCAAGTGTGGTGTAAATGTATTTCACATTGTCAGTACCGGCTGGTGACTTTGCTGTCCTCTCCTGTCACTGGTTTAATCCATTCTTTTAGGTTCTTCTCTTGTTCCCTCTCTTAACAGTACTTTTTGCCGTACTTAGTCGATTTGGAGGTATATTAGGAACTGAAATAGCCTTAGCTTCTTTCATTTTACAATCCCCTGCTACAGGACACAAACTTTTCTCAGACAGCACGCATTTGAGAGATAAAAATaatatgagatttttaactttcataacgGAAGAGGTTATGGAAAGTAACTTTCAATACGGGAAGCctcggcacaaattaagcactgg containing:
- the LOC117435600 gene encoding cathepsin E-A-like, which translates into the protein MKSAVLLLLCLALAEGNKRVPLKRQRSMRRAMRARGGLSEFWKKYQLDMTQHSDACPAATKADEPLINYMDAEYYGEISIGTPPQNFTVIFDTGSSNLWVPSGLCSGQACETHHRYHSLDSVTYQVDGRQFSIEYGTGSLTGILGIDLVTVEGIAVSNQQFGESVTEPGSTFVDANFDGILGLGYPTIAAGGATPVFDNMMAQNLVEMPIFSVYLNRNPDYSSGGELIFGGFDRSHFSGELHWVPITKQGYWQILVDNIKVNGEVMFCSGGCQAIVDTGTSMLTGPTADITALQQHLGASPLDEGTYAVECGSINILPDVTFTINGAEFTLNPAAYIVMEESEGLCTTGFQGMDIPPPGGPLWILGDVFIGQFYSVFDRGNNRVGLAKAVP